The Coccidioides posadasii str. Silveira chromosome 3, complete sequence genome contains a region encoding:
- a CDS encoding uncharacterized protein (SECRETED:SignalP(1-19)~EggNog:ENOG410PI82~COG:I~TransMembrane:1 (n4-16c21/22o167-189i)~BUSCO:4087at33183): MYPVAFMGIVMAGCVFTGANPTYTPRELAYQLSDSGATYLLCAESALDTGIAAAEQSGLARDRIFVFNDLVYDGTGEGTKGCRYWGELFASTEEGERFSWEELSTPEAADRTLALNYSSGTTGVPKGVQITHKNYVANTLQFTNSTYLDKDHAEKLKRTRWMCFLPMYHAMAQNIFIAAALILGVPVYLMPRFDFIQMLENTQKFRISNLILVPPIAVALAKHPAVKNYDLSSLEQIGCGAAPLGREISEELEGLFPKGKLFVRQGWGMTETTCSILGWDPNQKGTSASVGELNPNCEAKIMAEDGVTELGRNQQGELWVRGPNIMKGYWNKPEATKETLTEDRWLKTGDIGYVDDAGKFYILDRKKELIKVKGNQVAPAELEAILLDHSAVADAAVIGVTKDNEEYPRAYIILKPGSPATVETAQNIVDYMKDKVAPVKRITGGIVFVDTIPKNPSGKILRRELRDRARSEIKAGLASSKL; this comes from the exons ATGTATCCCGTGGCCTTCATGGGCATTGTGATGGCAGGTTGCGTGTTTACGGGGGCAAATCCTACATACACACCACGAGAACTGGCATACCAATTGAGTGACAGTGGCGCAACGTATCTTCTATGCGCAGAGTCCGCCCTGGATACCGGCATTGCCGCCGCGGAACAGAGTGGATTGGCGCGAGACCGGATATTCGTATTTAATGATCTGGTCTATGACGGCACGGGGGAGGGAACTAAAGGTTGTCGGTATTGGGGAGAGCTGTTCGCTTCCACGGAGGAAGGAGAACGTTTCAGCTGGGAAGAACTGTCCACCCCCGAGGCAGCGGATCGGACTCTGGCACTGAATTACTCCAGCGGAACAACCGGCGTTCCCAAGGGTGTCCAGATCACCCACAAGAATTATGTCGCCAACACCCTCCAGTTCACAAACAGTACTTACCTTGATAAAGACCATGCAGAGAAACTCAAGAGGACAAGATGGATGTGTTTCTTGCCAATGTATCACGCGATGGCCCAGAATATCTTCATTGCTGCTGCCTTGATCCTGGGTGTCCCCGTCTATCTGATGCCACGGTTCGATTTCATCCAAATGCTTGAAAATACTCAGAAATTCCGCATCAGCAATTTGATACTGGTTCCACCAATAGCGGTAGCGCTGGCAAAGCACCCGGCGGTGAAAAATTATGACCTGAGCAGTTTGGAGCAGATCGGCTGCGGTGCGGCCCCACTGGGGAGGGAAATCAGCGAGGAACTGGAGGGATTGTTTCCAAAAGGAAAATTATTTGTTAGACAAGGCTGGGGAATGACCGA GACAACTTGCTCGATTTTGGGATGGGATCCAAACCAGAAGGGAACAAGTGCCTCTGTTGGCGAGTTAAATCCCAACTGTGAGGCCAAGATCATGGCAGAAGACGGAGTGACGGAACTCGGACGTAATCAACAGGGAGAACTTTGGGTTCGAGGGCCGAATATCATGAAGGGCTATTGGAATAAACCAGAAGCAACAAAAGAGACCTTGACTGAGGACAGGTGGCTGAAAACGGGTGATATCGGATATGTAGATGATGCAGGAAAGTTCTACATCCTGGATAGAAAGAAG GAGCTTATCAAAGTGAAAGGAAACCAGGTAGCACCGGCGGAACTAGAAGCCATTCTGTTAGACCACTCCGCAGTAGCGGATGCGGCAGTCATTGGAGTTACCAA GGACAACGAGGAATACCCTCGGGCGTACATCATTCTCAAACCGGGAAGCCCAGCGACCGTCGAAACAGCGCAAAATATCGTCGATTATATGAAAGATAAGGTTGCACCAGTCAAGAGAATCACCGGGGGCATAGTTTTTGTCGACACCATCCCAAAGAATCCTTCTGGCAAAATTTTAAGGAGAGAGCTTCGAGATAGAGCAAGGAGCGAAATCAAAGCAGGGCTCGCTTCCTCTAAACTATAA
- a CDS encoding uncharacterized protein (EggNog:ENOG410PTBQ~COG:S~TransMembrane:1 (o315-338i)~BUSCO:14804at33183), with protein sequence MTKTSSEAYFPSYETISLAHLLSRLQAHLLSPSADLRLLRQSKYHRARVAANVEYGRTLLAQLESSLPNTKSPARRHALQTELAEQRQLLGALRQRIDELAIEADMLADEDASSSEDEEILPTPDESTPERAPSQDGAVVEGTLPMEHGKEVEQEQNTIETTLQTKGKTAAEQPPPTSSISSEPQATSSLRSRHHQASSSQLSHSTAIPTASSLPVKPSTIPISLPTSPETPQTKTHDTETTLTNSRLEQDTLTESLLSLASQLKASSKSFQTHLESEKSVLSRATEGLDRNTTGLEAAGKRMGALRRMTEGRGWWGRVLMYLWIFGLWIVAVLIVFVGPKLRF encoded by the exons ATGACTAAGACTTCATCGGAGGCCTATTTTCCTTCGTACGAGACCATTAGCCTGGCGCATCTCTTATCCCGTCTCCAGGCGCATCTTCTCTCCCCGTCCGCCGACCTCAGACTCCTCCGCCAATCGAAGTACCATAGAGCCAGAGTCGCAGCG AACGTAGAATACGGCCGCACCTTACTTGCCCAGCTCGAAAGCTCCCTGCCAAACACCAAGTCACCCGCCCGCAGGCATGCGCTACAAACAGAGCTTGCAGAACAGCGACAGCTACTCGGGGCACTAAGACAGCGAATAGACGAGCTAGCAATAGAAGCAGATATGTTAGCTGATGAGGACGCTTCTTCGTCTGAAGACGAGGAAATTTTGCCAACACCGGACGAAAGCACCCCTGAGCGTGCACCATCTCAGGACGGAGCCGTCGTCGAGGGCACGCTACCAATGGAGCATGGAAAGGAAGTAGAACAGGAACAAAACACCATCGAAACCACATTACAAACCAAGGGTAAAACTGCTGCGGAACAACCCCCCCCAACCTCGTCCATCTCCAGCGAACCGCAGGCGACTAGCTCTCTTCGCAGCCGACACCACCAAGCATCTTCAAGTCAACTATCCCACTCAACCGCTATTCCTACAGCTTCTTCACTTCCCGTAAAACCATCCACGATACCGATCTCCCTGCCCACCAGCCCAGAAACTCCGCAAACCAAGACCCATGACACCGAAACCACACTCACAAACTCCCGCCTTGAACAAGACACTCTCACCGAATCCCTCCTCTCGCTCGCGTCACAGCTAAAAGCTTCCTCCAAATCCTTCCAAACGCACCTTGAATCGGAGAAATCCGTTCTTTCACGCGCCACCGAGGGCCTAGACCGAAACACGACAGGCTTGGAGGCAGCAGGAAAGAGGATGGGAGCGCTGCGACGGATGACGGAGGGTAGGGGTTGGTGGGGACGGGTTCTGATGTATCTATGGATCTTCGGCCTGTGGATCGTTGCGGTACTGATTGTGTTCGTGGGGCCGAAGTTAAGGTTTTAA
- the GPA1 gene encoding guanine nucleotide-binding protein subunit alpha (EggNog:ENOG410PHS2~COG:D,T~BUSCO:8785at33183): MGCGMSTEDKEGKARNEEIENQLKRDKMMQRNEIKMLLLGAGESGKSTILKQMKLIHEGSYSRDERESFKEIIFSNTVQSMRVILEAMESLELPLDDLRAEYHVQTIFVQPAQIEGDCLPPEVGAAIEALWKDAGVQECFRRSREYQLNDSARYYFDSIGRIMQPDYLPSDQDVLRSRVKTTGITETTFIIGDLTYRMFDVGGQRSERKKWIHCFENVTTILFLVAISEYDQLLFEDETVNRMQEALTLFDSICNSRWFTKTSIILFLNKIDRFKEKLPVSPMKNYFPDYEGGADYAAACDYILNRFVSLNQAEQKQIYTHFTCATDTTQIRFVMAAVNDIIIQENLRLCGLI, translated from the exons ATGGGGTGTGGAATGAGCACTGAGGATAAGGAGGGCAAGGCCCGGAACGAGGAGATCGAGAATCAATTGAAGCGAGACAAAATGATGCAGAGGAACGAAATCAAGATGCTCTTGCTTG GTGCTGGTGAATCTGGGAAGTCGACCATCCTGAAGCAGATGAAGCTTATCCATGAGGGGTCTTATTCTCGAGATGAAAGGGAATCATTCAAGGAAATCATTTTCAGCAACACCGTCCAGTCAATGCGCGTTATCCTCGAAGCCATGGAAAGCCTCGAGCTCCCACTAGACGATCTGCGCGCCGAATACCATGTTCAGACGATTTTTGTGCAGCCAGCCCAAATTGAAGGAGACTGCCTACCTCCTGAGGTTGGCGCCGCCATTGAGGCTCTGTGGAAAGATGCGGGTGTACAAGAATGTTTCCGAAGATCGCGAGAGTATCAGCTGAATGACTCGGCAAGATA TTACTTCGACTCCATCGGACGTATTATGCAGCCGGATTACTTGCCCAGCGATCAAGACGTGTTGCGATCTCGTGTTAAAACCACCGGTATCACTGAAACAACATTCATTATTGGCGACCTCACCTACAGGATGTTTGATGTCGGTGGCCAGCGGTCTGAACGCAAGAAGTGGATTCACTGCTTCGAAAATGTGACGACGATCCTTTTCCTTGTCGCTATCTCTGAATACGACCAATTGCTCTTTGAAGACGAAACGGTGAACCGGATGCAAGAAGCCCTCACACTTTTCGACTCCATTTGCAATTCTCGGTGGTTTACCAAAACGTCGATTATTCTTTTCTTAAACAAGATCGACCGATTCAAGGAAAAACTTCCCGTCAGTCCCATGAAGAACTACTTCCCTGATTATGAAG GAGGCGCTGATTATGCGGCTGCTTGCGACTATATCCTTAACCGCTTCGTCTCTCTCAATCAAGCCGAACAGAAGCAAATTTACACCCATTTCACATGTGCCACGGATACAACTCAAATTCGATTTGTTATGGCTGCAGTAAACG ATATCATTATCCAAGAAAACCTTCGACTCTGTGGTCTGATATAG